The nucleotide window GAATAAAGGGCGTTGGCACATAAAGGCATTGATGCGTAAAATAGAAGCCTGACTAATTACTGGCAAATATGGCGTAACCTTATAATGACTTACAAACGAATCGATACATCTGAATACCCACAACAACTCGCACAGAAGGCAGATCGGGTTAGAGAGATGTTTCGTCCATTTCACATTAATGATGTGGAAGTGTTTGAATCGCCTGCCAGTCACTACCGGATGCGTGCTGAGTTTCGGGTTTGGCACGAAGGTGACGACTTGTACTACATTATGTTTAACCCTGAAACGCGTGAAAAAATCCGCATGGATGAATTCATACCAGGGAGCCTGCTTATTAATGAACTAATGAAAGAGCTTATTAGTTTATTAAAGCCGAATGAGGTTTTACGTAGAAAACTGTTTCAAGTGGATTTCCTGACGACCACCACCGGCGAAGCCATTATCTCTTTACTCTACCATCGTCCTTTAGATGACCAATGGGAACAGGAAGCTATTCAACTTCGCGAGGCGCTGAGCGCTATAGCTAAGGTTGAAGTTATAGGAAGAGCTCGTAAGCAAAAACGCGTGTTATATAAAGAAAGCGTCATGGAAGAAGTTAAGGTTGATGGGAAAAGCTATCTGTCTCTACAAACCGAGAACAGTTTTACTCAGCCAAATGCCACTATTAATCAGCAAATGATCAGTTGGGCTAAACGCCACGCTGGCAAAAAGTCACATGACTTACTTGAGCTCTATTGCGGTAACGGCAATTTTACCTTACCGCTGGCTGAAAACTTTAACCGCGTTTTAGCTACAGAAATTAGCAAAAGTTCTGTTGCGGCGGCTCGCGAAAACGCAGAATTGAACAACATTGAAAATGTCACCGTTGTTCGTATGTCTGCCGAAGAGTTTAGCGCAGCATTAAGTGGTGAACTGGAATCTAAACGAGCGGCTGATGCCGACATTCACAGTTTTGATTGTAAAACCGTATTAGTTGATCCACCCAGAGCAGGCTTAGATGAAGACACACTGAAGCTGGTGTCTCAGTACCAAAGGATAATTTATATTTCCTGTAACCCAGACACTTTGACAGAGAACATTCATGATTTATCCAGTAGTCATAAAGTGACTGCAGCTGCAATGTTTGATCAGTTTCCCTATACAGACCACATTGAAACAGGCGTTGTTATGGAAAGGAAGAGTTAACCTTGAACGGGCTCTTCAGCAACTGGAGCAAAATTAAGCTTACGGTTTAGACGAAGATTCGAGACATGGGCATAAATAATAAGACCAGCACCAAATAAAATAATAACAGGTTCACCCCAGTGACCTAGAATATCGCGTTGGGAGTAAATAAATGCACCTAACAGCAATAATGACAACAGATGCCATTTACCGTGCTTCCGGGCACCGCTAACAAGAGATAGAAGTCCGATAACGACACTCAGGCCTAAAATAGCATTTTCCAGAAAATCTTCGCCGATAAAAGCGAGGCCGGCCATAGCTAACAACGGCAGAATCACAGGCAGCAATAAGCAATGAATCGCACACAGAGTGGTGACCCAAATTCCTGCTTTATCTAAATTTTTAGATGCTGCTGACATACTAGAAACTACCTTCTGCGCGAACCTAAGATGTAATATTATAACATACGAAAAAAATAACCAAGGGAGATCAGAAAAAAATTGTTTTTTCTGGTAATTCTAATTAAGCAGTTTGGATAGAAAAAGGCAGCACTTCGGTTATTGATTTCGCCCCACAGGCAATCATTAGCAGCCGATCGAAGCCTAGTGCTACGCCGGAACACGCGGGAAATCCTGACTCTAACGCCGCCAATAAGCGAGTATCTTCGGGTTGTGTGGGCAAATTAAGCTGTTTGCGTCGTTGGTTATCCTGGTCAAAACGCAGGCGTTGCTCTGCTGGATCCGCCAGTTCATTATAACCATTGGCCAATTCCACTCCCTGATAATAAAATTCGAACCGTCTGGAGACACGCGGATTATGCGGGTCAATTTTGGCCAGAGCAGCTTGCGATTTTGGAAACTCGGTGATGCAAACCGGTATCTCCGCAGGAAACTGCCCTTCTATTAATTCCGAAAAAGCGACTTGAAGAATGGTATTTTCGTCGGCTTCTTTGGACATCCAGTCCATTAAAGCGGGTTGTTCAATAAGCTGCTGCCTGATGCTTTCAACACCGGAGGCCGTCAAAGGGTCTTCGCCCAGATAATCAACAAAACACTGCTGGTAAGTGATGACTTTCGTTTCTGGAGCGTCACACATTTCAGTCAACAGTTCTGAAACTTCTGCAATTAATTGAATGTCGTTGTATCCCACCCGATACCACTCAAGTAAAGTAAATTCAGGGTTATGAAAACGTCCTATTTCGTCGTCGCGAACCACATGGCTCAATTGATAAATATCTTTTCCATAAGCTGCAAGAATTCGCTTCATTGCGTATTCGGGAGAAGTCTGCAAATAGAGTGTTCTATTTCCTGAAGTCAGCGGGTACTTGAATTCCGTGGTGAGATTATTCAGGTGGCAATCTGTTACTCCAAACTGAGACAACAAATGCGTATCGACTTCGGTGACCTTT belongs to Idiomarina sp. PL1-037 and includes:
- the trmA gene encoding tRNA (uridine(54)-C5)-methyltransferase TrmA — translated: MTYKRIDTSEYPQQLAQKADRVREMFRPFHINDVEVFESPASHYRMRAEFRVWHEGDDLYYIMFNPETREKIRMDEFIPGSLLINELMKELISLLKPNEVLRRKLFQVDFLTTTTGEAIISLLYHRPLDDQWEQEAIQLREALSAIAKVEVIGRARKQKRVLYKESVMEEVKVDGKSYLSLQTENSFTQPNATINQQMISWAKRHAGKKSHDLLELYCGNGNFTLPLAENFNRVLATEISKSSVAAARENAELNNIENVTVVRMSAEEFSAALSGELESKRAADADIHSFDCKTVLVDPPRAGLDEDTLKLVSQYQRIIYISCNPDTLTENIHDLSSSHKVTAAAMFDQFPYTDHIETGVVMERKS
- a CDS encoding MerC domain-containing protein yields the protein MSAASKNLDKAGIWVTTLCAIHCLLLPVILPLLAMAGLAFIGEDFLENAILGLSVVIGLLSLVSGARKHGKWHLLSLLLLGAFIYSQRDILGHWGEPVIILFGAGLIIYAHVSNLRLNRKLNFAPVAEEPVQG
- the epmA gene encoding EF-P lysine aminoacylase EpmA, giving the protein MTTDWRPAADWSVLVKRADCMRQVRQFFYERKVTEVDTHLLSQFGVTDCHLNNLTTEFKYPLTSGNRTLYLQTSPEYAMKRILAAYGKDIYQLSHVVRDDEIGRFHNPEFTLLEWYRVGYNDIQLIAEVSELLTEMCDAPETKVITYQQCFVDYLGEDPLTASGVESIRQQLIEQPALMDWMSKEADENTILQVAFSELIEGQFPAEIPVCITEFPKSQAALAKIDPHNPRVSRRFEFYYQGVELANGYNELADPAEQRLRFDQDNQRRKQLNLPTQPEDTRLLAALESGFPACSGVALGFDRLLMIACGAKSITEVLPFSIQTA